In Oryzias latipes chromosome 15, ASM223467v1, the following proteins share a genomic window:
- the LOC101169343 gene encoding cadherin-1, whose translation MRTVWFMILGALIIGVQSAEGLRRRKRDWVIPPLNIPENSNGPFPQKIAQVRASKDQSKTLSYSITGPGADQDPLHIFIVQKDTGDLYVTQRLDREKQDFYKLLIHAVVEDGSAAEEPIEIVINVIDINDNKPVFTEDIFAGEVFESSPIGTEVIQVNATDLDEPGSDNSIIKYSIQSQDPQKPNSSLFTINPDTGVITVGAAGLDSQKYPQYTLEVQAADMRGHGLTGRAKVVLNVTKNDESVPVIDQISAKTDP comes from the exons TCTGCTGAGgggctgaggaggaggaagagagatTGGGTCATCCCACCCTTAAATATTCCTGAAAACAGTAATGGGCCCTTTCCACAAAAAATTGCTCAA GTTCGAGCCAGTAAAGATCAGTCAAAGACGTTGTCCTACAGCATCACCGGTCCTGGAGCTGATCAGGATCCTCTCCACATCTTTATAGTGCAGAAGGACACTGGTGATCTGTATGTCACCCAACGCCTCGACAGAGAGAAACAAGACTTCTACAAA TTGCTGATTCATGCTGTGGTTGAGGATGGATCAGCTGCAGAGGAACCCATAGAGATTGTCATCAATGTAATCGACATAAACGACAACAAGCCTGTTTTTACTGAAGACATCTTTGCTGGAGAAGTTTTTGAGTCCTCACCAATAG GTACTGAAGTGATTCAGGTTAATGCCACAGATCTTGACGAACCTGGTTCTGACAACTCAATCATCAAATACAGTATCCAGAGTCAGGATCCACAGAAGCCCAATTCCTCTTTGTTCACTATCAACCCAGACACTGGGGTCATTACTGTGGGGGCTGCAGGGCTGGACAGTCAG AAATATCCTCAGTACACTCTGGAGGTACAAGCTGCAGACATGAGAGGACATGGATTGACTGGAAGAGCTAAAGTTGTTCTCAATGTGActaaaaatgatgaaagtgTTCCTGTGATTGATCAGATCTCT gcAAAGACTGATCCGTGA